The Lepisosteus oculatus isolate fLepOcu1 chromosome 4, fLepOcu1.hap2, whole genome shotgun sequence genome window below encodes:
- the cccdc110 gene encoding coiled-coil domain-containing protein 110 isoform X4, whose translation MDSETWGSDSSVQGLQEQHTLTQTTLKTPSCGPNISGAMTTSETVRLSQSLNKLLSQMNQSLSETNCFRSYLQAHGLGSDAVLTWQSGLQNTSSTQNLLAISDVPTLMPSRMTTVKSDDPISSTGCVKPLIEKGDRNNELCRVFDGISKAQEWLRAELERSHCSKTDVATVLKGMRDQTKIQDSQEIQYHRKEVSSLCSDILVKKHTPKFEENEPEAQVDSMQIATASLEKAYLNLYKKLQLQRNQETNKTATQVLLIALPKEKDRVSEEQEKENEMESIFLSKIQSLKTTDSHADIKKLIIRYKLQDKELLTTNLKDSNDGMAPSEEKYKEVIKVFEERLQLKDREIQENKQLLIAREQKLEEITYRSELKDTEIRSLAETLQREKKQNLETLSNFEKTCSSWKDKFLEAKSEYETAVQKLKHQLEKYAKLKDFARSVREQAAQSSAEKGHFLKRLDAAKHELESLRNEQSLLKEEKEAALFALADLKEDMRHLRQDHSRTIEEKWRLEEMVSRMKDEIESLKKQLQNVKQETQRAVDVASIQESEKESYKKGVEELKDTVGELQKKIEDLITEKESTSIQMEVMKQEAEEIQNKLQEDIQHIKQEQETTERTAADLRKESDALNRFVVDLKEDKCMLKGELEEVLQEKYHLEAKFQDLNQEGDKLRGVISMLERERNVLLAELCDLRMDYLNLSDRIADRMKQMCHESSHMSNQELKLSNDEVLPHMSQQNIQNRDPKEEGTPLTSTIRDSPQKM comes from the exons ATAGCTCAGTCCAAGGccttcaggaacagcacacacTGACCCAGACTACATTAAAG ACTCCATCATGTGGCCCAAACATATCTGGAGCCATGACTACATCGGAGACTGTCAGACTGTCCCAGAGTCTTAATAAACTTCTCAGTCAGATGAACCAGAGCCTCAGTGAAACAAATTGCTTCAGATCGTACCTGCAGGCCCACGGACTCGGCAGTGATGCTGTTCTCACTTGGCAAAGCGGTCTTCAGAATACCAGCAGTACACAAAATTTGTTGGCGATTTCTGATGTGCCAACTTTAATGCCCTCAAGAATGACTACAGTGAAATCGGACGACCCCATTTCTTCCACTGGTTGCGTCAAACCACTTATTGAGAAGGGAGACCGTAATAACGAACTCTGCAGGGTGTTTGACGGTATCAGCAAGGCACAAGAGTGGCTCAGAGCTGAACTAGAAAGATCTCACTGCAGCAAAACAGATGTGGCGACAGTACTGAAGGGAATGAGGGATCAGACCAAGATACAAGATTCTCAAGAAATCCAATACCATAGAAAAGAAGTCAGTAGCTTGTGCTCAGATATTTTGGTCAAGAAACATACACCTAAGTTTGAAGAAAATGAACCTGAAGCTCAGGTTGACAGTATGCAAATTGCCACGGCATCTCTTGAAAAGGCTTATTTAAACCTTTACAAAAAACTTCAGCTGCAGAGAAACCAAGAAACTAACAAAACTGCCACACAAGTCCTTCTCATCGCCTTACCAAAAGAGAAAGACAGGGTAAGTGAGGaacaagagaaagaaaatgaaatggaatcTATTTTTCTCAGCAAAATCCAAAGCTTAAAAACCACTGACTCCCATGCAGATATTAAGAAGCTAATTATAAGATATAAACTTCAGGATAAAGAGCTGTTAACCACAAACTTGAAGGACTCAAATGACGGGATGGCACCTTCGGAGGAAAAATACAAGGAAGTAATAAAAGTCTTTGAGGAGCGACTGCAACTAAAAGATAGAGAGATCCAAGAAAACAAACAGTTGCTGATAGCGAGAGAGCAAAAATTGGAAGAAATAACTTACCGGTCAGAATTAAAAGACACAGAAATTAGGTCACTGGCAGAAACGTTACAGCGGGAGAAGAAACAAAACCTGGAGACTCTTTCTAACTTTGAAAAGACTTGCAGCTCTTGGAAAGACAAATTCTTGGAAGCTAAAAGTGAATACGAAACTGCTGTCCAGAAGCTTAAGCATCAGCTGGAGAAATATGCAAAACTGAAAGATTTTGCAAGGTCGGTCAGAGAACAAGCAGCTCAGAGCTCAGCAGAGAAGGGGCATTTTCTGAAACGTTTGGATGCTGCTAAGCATGAATTGGAAAGTTTGCGCAATGAGCAAAGTCTTCTGAAGGAGGAGAAGGAAGCTGCTCTTTTTGCCTTAGCGGATTTAAAGGAAGACATGAGGCACCTGAGACAGGACCACAGCAGGACTATAGAGGAGAAATGGAGATTAGAAGAGATGGTTTCCAGAATGAAAGACGAAATTGAATCGCTGAAGAAACAGcttcaaaatgtaaaacaggAAACTCAAAGGGCCGTGGATGTAGCTTCCATACAGGAATCAGAAAAGGAATCTTACAAGAAAGGAGTAGAGGAATTGAAGGACACAGTCGGAgaattacaaaagaaaatagAAGACTTAATCACTGAGAAGGAATCCACAAGTATCCAAATGGAAGTAATGAAGCAAGAAGCGGAAGAGATCCAAAACAAACTCCAGGAGGATATACAGCACATCAAGCAAGAACAGGAAACCACTGAACGAACAGCAGCGGATCTAAGGAAGGAGTCGGACGCTTTGAACCGGTTTGTAGTAGACCTAAAAGAGGACAAGTGTATGCTCAAAGGAGAACTGGAGGAAGTACTACAGGAGAAATATCATCTTGAAGCTAAATTCCAGGATCTTAATCAAGAAGGAGACAAACTCAGAGGTGTGATCTCCAtgctggagagggagaggaatgTTTTGCTGGCTGAACTCTGTGACTTACGGATGGATTACCTGAACTTGAGTGACCGCATTGCAGACAGAATGAAACAGATGTGCCATGAAAGCAGCCACATGAGCAACCAGGAGCTTAAACTAAGTAACGATGAAGTTTTACCACACATGAGTCAACAAAACATTCAGAACAGAGACCCAAAAGAAGAAG GAACCCCTTTAACCTCAACCATCAGAGATAGTCCCCAGAAAATGTAA
- the cccdc110 gene encoding coiled-coil domain-containing protein 110 isoform X1, protein MDSETWGSDSSVQGLQEQHTLTQTTLKTPSCGPNISGAMTTSETVRLSQSLNKLLSQMNQSLSETNCFRSYLQAHGLGSDAVLTWQSGLQNTSSTQNLLAISDVPTLMPSRMTTVKSDDPISSTGCVKPLIEKGDRNNELCRVFDGISKAQEWLRAELERSHCSKTDVATVLKGMRDQTKIQDSQEIQYHRKEVSSLCSDILVKKHTPKFEENEPEAQVDSMQIATASLEKAYLNLYKKLQLQRNQETNKTATQVLLIALPKEKDRVSEEQEKENEMESIFLSKIQSLKTTDSHADIKKLIIRYKLQDKELLTTNLKDSNDGMAPSEEKYKEVIKVFEERLQLKDREIQENKQLLIAREQKLEEITYRSELKDTEIRSLAETLQREKKQNLETLSNFEKTCSSWKDKFLEAKSEYETAVQKLKHQLEKYAKLKDFARSVREQAAQSSAEKGHFLKRLDAAKHELESLRNEQSLLKEEKEAALFALADLKEDMRHLRQDHSRTIEEKWRLEEMVSRMKDEIESLKKQLQNVKQETQRAVDVASIQESEKESYKKGVEELKDTVGELQKKIEDLITEKESTSIQMEVMKQEAEEIQNKLQEDIQHIKQEQETTERTAADLRKESDALNRFVVDLKEDKCMLKGELEEVLQEKYHLEAKFQDLNQEGDKLRGVISMLERERNVLLAELCDLRMDYLNLSDRIADRMKQMCHESSHMSNQELKLSNDEVLPHMSQQNIQNRDPKEEVIIQIKQRLEEEEGRAAKRTLSGPPSSSGTREKSKERTDTLSLHATSTKEPVR, encoded by the exons ATAGCTCAGTCCAAGGccttcaggaacagcacacacTGACCCAGACTACATTAAAG ACTCCATCATGTGGCCCAAACATATCTGGAGCCATGACTACATCGGAGACTGTCAGACTGTCCCAGAGTCTTAATAAACTTCTCAGTCAGATGAACCAGAGCCTCAGTGAAACAAATTGCTTCAGATCGTACCTGCAGGCCCACGGACTCGGCAGTGATGCTGTTCTCACTTGGCAAAGCGGTCTTCAGAATACCAGCAGTACACAAAATTTGTTGGCGATTTCTGATGTGCCAACTTTAATGCCCTCAAGAATGACTACAGTGAAATCGGACGACCCCATTTCTTCCACTGGTTGCGTCAAACCACTTATTGAGAAGGGAGACCGTAATAACGAACTCTGCAGGGTGTTTGACGGTATCAGCAAGGCACAAGAGTGGCTCAGAGCTGAACTAGAAAGATCTCACTGCAGCAAAACAGATGTGGCGACAGTACTGAAGGGAATGAGGGATCAGACCAAGATACAAGATTCTCAAGAAATCCAATACCATAGAAAAGAAGTCAGTAGCTTGTGCTCAGATATTTTGGTCAAGAAACATACACCTAAGTTTGAAGAAAATGAACCTGAAGCTCAGGTTGACAGTATGCAAATTGCCACGGCATCTCTTGAAAAGGCTTATTTAAACCTTTACAAAAAACTTCAGCTGCAGAGAAACCAAGAAACTAACAAAACTGCCACACAAGTCCTTCTCATCGCCTTACCAAAAGAGAAAGACAGGGTAAGTGAGGaacaagagaaagaaaatgaaatggaatcTATTTTTCTCAGCAAAATCCAAAGCTTAAAAACCACTGACTCCCATGCAGATATTAAGAAGCTAATTATAAGATATAAACTTCAGGATAAAGAGCTGTTAACCACAAACTTGAAGGACTCAAATGACGGGATGGCACCTTCGGAGGAAAAATACAAGGAAGTAATAAAAGTCTTTGAGGAGCGACTGCAACTAAAAGATAGAGAGATCCAAGAAAACAAACAGTTGCTGATAGCGAGAGAGCAAAAATTGGAAGAAATAACTTACCGGTCAGAATTAAAAGACACAGAAATTAGGTCACTGGCAGAAACGTTACAGCGGGAGAAGAAACAAAACCTGGAGACTCTTTCTAACTTTGAAAAGACTTGCAGCTCTTGGAAAGACAAATTCTTGGAAGCTAAAAGTGAATACGAAACTGCTGTCCAGAAGCTTAAGCATCAGCTGGAGAAATATGCAAAACTGAAAGATTTTGCAAGGTCGGTCAGAGAACAAGCAGCTCAGAGCTCAGCAGAGAAGGGGCATTTTCTGAAACGTTTGGATGCTGCTAAGCATGAATTGGAAAGTTTGCGCAATGAGCAAAGTCTTCTGAAGGAGGAGAAGGAAGCTGCTCTTTTTGCCTTAGCGGATTTAAAGGAAGACATGAGGCACCTGAGACAGGACCACAGCAGGACTATAGAGGAGAAATGGAGATTAGAAGAGATGGTTTCCAGAATGAAAGACGAAATTGAATCGCTGAAGAAACAGcttcaaaatgtaaaacaggAAACTCAAAGGGCCGTGGATGTAGCTTCCATACAGGAATCAGAAAAGGAATCTTACAAGAAAGGAGTAGAGGAATTGAAGGACACAGTCGGAgaattacaaaagaaaatagAAGACTTAATCACTGAGAAGGAATCCACAAGTATCCAAATGGAAGTAATGAAGCAAGAAGCGGAAGAGATCCAAAACAAACTCCAGGAGGATATACAGCACATCAAGCAAGAACAGGAAACCACTGAACGAACAGCAGCGGATCTAAGGAAGGAGTCGGACGCTTTGAACCGGTTTGTAGTAGACCTAAAAGAGGACAAGTGTATGCTCAAAGGAGAACTGGAGGAAGTACTACAGGAGAAATATCATCTTGAAGCTAAATTCCAGGATCTTAATCAAGAAGGAGACAAACTCAGAGGTGTGATCTCCAtgctggagagggagaggaatgTTTTGCTGGCTGAACTCTGTGACTTACGGATGGATTACCTGAACTTGAGTGACCGCATTGCAGACAGAATGAAACAGATGTGCCATGAAAGCAGCCACATGAGCAACCAGGAGCTTAAACTAAGTAACGATGAAGTTTTACCACACATGAGTCAACAAAACATTCAGAACAGAGACCCAAAAGAAGAAG TGATCATCCAGATAAAACAGCgtctggaggaggaggaaggcagAGCTGCCAAGAGGACTCTCTCAGGACCTCCCAGCAGCTCAGGGACTCGTGAGAAATCCAAAGAGCGGACGGACACGCTCAGTCTTCATGCGACAAGCACCAAGGAGCCCGTACGCTGA
- the cccdc110 gene encoding coiled-coil domain-containing protein 110 isoform X2 — MGLGSVQGLQEQHTLTQTTLKTPSCGPNISGAMTTSETVRLSQSLNKLLSQMNQSLSETNCFRSYLQAHGLGSDAVLTWQSGLQNTSSTQNLLAISDVPTLMPSRMTTVKSDDPISSTGCVKPLIEKGDRNNELCRVFDGISKAQEWLRAELERSHCSKTDVATVLKGMRDQTKIQDSQEIQYHRKEVSSLCSDILVKKHTPKFEENEPEAQVDSMQIATASLEKAYLNLYKKLQLQRNQETNKTATQVLLIALPKEKDRVSEEQEKENEMESIFLSKIQSLKTTDSHADIKKLIIRYKLQDKELLTTNLKDSNDGMAPSEEKYKEVIKVFEERLQLKDREIQENKQLLIAREQKLEEITYRSELKDTEIRSLAETLQREKKQNLETLSNFEKTCSSWKDKFLEAKSEYETAVQKLKHQLEKYAKLKDFARSVREQAAQSSAEKGHFLKRLDAAKHELESLRNEQSLLKEEKEAALFALADLKEDMRHLRQDHSRTIEEKWRLEEMVSRMKDEIESLKKQLQNVKQETQRAVDVASIQESEKESYKKGVEELKDTVGELQKKIEDLITEKESTSIQMEVMKQEAEEIQNKLQEDIQHIKQEQETTERTAADLRKESDALNRFVVDLKEDKCMLKGELEEVLQEKYHLEAKFQDLNQEGDKLRGVISMLERERNVLLAELCDLRMDYLNLSDRIADRMKQMCHESSHMSNQELKLSNDEVLPHMSQQNIQNRDPKEEVIIQIKQRLEEEEGRAAKRTLSGPPSSSGTREKSKERTDTLSLHATSTKEPVR, encoded by the exons CTCAGTCCAAGGccttcaggaacagcacacacTGACCCAGACTACATTAAAG ACTCCATCATGTGGCCCAAACATATCTGGAGCCATGACTACATCGGAGACTGTCAGACTGTCCCAGAGTCTTAATAAACTTCTCAGTCAGATGAACCAGAGCCTCAGTGAAACAAATTGCTTCAGATCGTACCTGCAGGCCCACGGACTCGGCAGTGATGCTGTTCTCACTTGGCAAAGCGGTCTTCAGAATACCAGCAGTACACAAAATTTGTTGGCGATTTCTGATGTGCCAACTTTAATGCCCTCAAGAATGACTACAGTGAAATCGGACGACCCCATTTCTTCCACTGGTTGCGTCAAACCACTTATTGAGAAGGGAGACCGTAATAACGAACTCTGCAGGGTGTTTGACGGTATCAGCAAGGCACAAGAGTGGCTCAGAGCTGAACTAGAAAGATCTCACTGCAGCAAAACAGATGTGGCGACAGTACTGAAGGGAATGAGGGATCAGACCAAGATACAAGATTCTCAAGAAATCCAATACCATAGAAAAGAAGTCAGTAGCTTGTGCTCAGATATTTTGGTCAAGAAACATACACCTAAGTTTGAAGAAAATGAACCTGAAGCTCAGGTTGACAGTATGCAAATTGCCACGGCATCTCTTGAAAAGGCTTATTTAAACCTTTACAAAAAACTTCAGCTGCAGAGAAACCAAGAAACTAACAAAACTGCCACACAAGTCCTTCTCATCGCCTTACCAAAAGAGAAAGACAGGGTAAGTGAGGaacaagagaaagaaaatgaaatggaatcTATTTTTCTCAGCAAAATCCAAAGCTTAAAAACCACTGACTCCCATGCAGATATTAAGAAGCTAATTATAAGATATAAACTTCAGGATAAAGAGCTGTTAACCACAAACTTGAAGGACTCAAATGACGGGATGGCACCTTCGGAGGAAAAATACAAGGAAGTAATAAAAGTCTTTGAGGAGCGACTGCAACTAAAAGATAGAGAGATCCAAGAAAACAAACAGTTGCTGATAGCGAGAGAGCAAAAATTGGAAGAAATAACTTACCGGTCAGAATTAAAAGACACAGAAATTAGGTCACTGGCAGAAACGTTACAGCGGGAGAAGAAACAAAACCTGGAGACTCTTTCTAACTTTGAAAAGACTTGCAGCTCTTGGAAAGACAAATTCTTGGAAGCTAAAAGTGAATACGAAACTGCTGTCCAGAAGCTTAAGCATCAGCTGGAGAAATATGCAAAACTGAAAGATTTTGCAAGGTCGGTCAGAGAACAAGCAGCTCAGAGCTCAGCAGAGAAGGGGCATTTTCTGAAACGTTTGGATGCTGCTAAGCATGAATTGGAAAGTTTGCGCAATGAGCAAAGTCTTCTGAAGGAGGAGAAGGAAGCTGCTCTTTTTGCCTTAGCGGATTTAAAGGAAGACATGAGGCACCTGAGACAGGACCACAGCAGGACTATAGAGGAGAAATGGAGATTAGAAGAGATGGTTTCCAGAATGAAAGACGAAATTGAATCGCTGAAGAAACAGcttcaaaatgtaaaacaggAAACTCAAAGGGCCGTGGATGTAGCTTCCATACAGGAATCAGAAAAGGAATCTTACAAGAAAGGAGTAGAGGAATTGAAGGACACAGTCGGAgaattacaaaagaaaatagAAGACTTAATCACTGAGAAGGAATCCACAAGTATCCAAATGGAAGTAATGAAGCAAGAAGCGGAAGAGATCCAAAACAAACTCCAGGAGGATATACAGCACATCAAGCAAGAACAGGAAACCACTGAACGAACAGCAGCGGATCTAAGGAAGGAGTCGGACGCTTTGAACCGGTTTGTAGTAGACCTAAAAGAGGACAAGTGTATGCTCAAAGGAGAACTGGAGGAAGTACTACAGGAGAAATATCATCTTGAAGCTAAATTCCAGGATCTTAATCAAGAAGGAGACAAACTCAGAGGTGTGATCTCCAtgctggagagggagaggaatgTTTTGCTGGCTGAACTCTGTGACTTACGGATGGATTACCTGAACTTGAGTGACCGCATTGCAGACAGAATGAAACAGATGTGCCATGAAAGCAGCCACATGAGCAACCAGGAGCTTAAACTAAGTAACGATGAAGTTTTACCACACATGAGTCAACAAAACATTCAGAACAGAGACCCAAAAGAAGAAG TGATCATCCAGATAAAACAGCgtctggaggaggaggaaggcagAGCTGCCAAGAGGACTCTCTCAGGACCTCCCAGCAGCTCAGGGACTCGTGAGAAATCCAAAGAGCGGACGGACACGCTCAGTCTTCATGCGACAAGCACCAAGGAGCCCGTACGCTGA
- the cccdc110 gene encoding uncharacterized protein MCAP_0864 isoform X3: MDSETWGSDSSVQGLQEQHTLTQTTLKTPSCGPNISGAMTTSETVRLSQSLNKLLSQMNQSLSETNCFRSYLQAHGLGSDAVLTWQSGLQNTSSTQNLLAISDVPTLMPSRMTTVKSDDPISSTGCVKPLIEKGDRNNELCRVFDGISKAQEWLRAELERSHCSKTDVATVLKGMRDQTKIQDSQEIQYHRKEVSSLCSDILVKKHTPKFEENEPEAQVDSMQIATASLEKAYLNLYKKLQLQRNQETNKTATQVLLIALPKEKDRVSEEQEKENEMESIFLSKIQSLKTTDSHADIKKLIIRYKLQDKELLTTNLKDSNDGMAPSEEKYKEVIKVFEERLQLKDREIQENKQLLIAREQKLEEITYRSELKDTEIRSLAETLQREKKQNLETLSNFEKTCSSWKDKFLEAKSEYETAVQKLKHQLEKYAKLKDFARSVREQAAQSSAEKGHFLKRLDAAKHELESLRNEQSLLKEEKEAALFALADLKEDMRHLRQDHSRTIEEKWRLEEMVSRMKDEIESLKKQLQNVKQETQRAVDVASIQESEKESYKKGVEELKDTVGELQKKIEDLITEKESTSIQMEVMKQEAEEIQNKLQEDIQHIKQEQETTERTAADLRKESDALNRFVVDLKEDKCMLKGELEEVLQEKYHLEAKFQDLNQEGDKLRGVISMLERERNVLLAELCDLRMDYLNLSDRIADRMKQMCHESSHMSNQELKLSNDEVLPHMSQQNIQNRDPKEEVIPSSGTPLTSTIRDSPQKM, translated from the exons ATAGCTCAGTCCAAGGccttcaggaacagcacacacTGACCCAGACTACATTAAAG ACTCCATCATGTGGCCCAAACATATCTGGAGCCATGACTACATCGGAGACTGTCAGACTGTCCCAGAGTCTTAATAAACTTCTCAGTCAGATGAACCAGAGCCTCAGTGAAACAAATTGCTTCAGATCGTACCTGCAGGCCCACGGACTCGGCAGTGATGCTGTTCTCACTTGGCAAAGCGGTCTTCAGAATACCAGCAGTACACAAAATTTGTTGGCGATTTCTGATGTGCCAACTTTAATGCCCTCAAGAATGACTACAGTGAAATCGGACGACCCCATTTCTTCCACTGGTTGCGTCAAACCACTTATTGAGAAGGGAGACCGTAATAACGAACTCTGCAGGGTGTTTGACGGTATCAGCAAGGCACAAGAGTGGCTCAGAGCTGAACTAGAAAGATCTCACTGCAGCAAAACAGATGTGGCGACAGTACTGAAGGGAATGAGGGATCAGACCAAGATACAAGATTCTCAAGAAATCCAATACCATAGAAAAGAAGTCAGTAGCTTGTGCTCAGATATTTTGGTCAAGAAACATACACCTAAGTTTGAAGAAAATGAACCTGAAGCTCAGGTTGACAGTATGCAAATTGCCACGGCATCTCTTGAAAAGGCTTATTTAAACCTTTACAAAAAACTTCAGCTGCAGAGAAACCAAGAAACTAACAAAACTGCCACACAAGTCCTTCTCATCGCCTTACCAAAAGAGAAAGACAGGGTAAGTGAGGaacaagagaaagaaaatgaaatggaatcTATTTTTCTCAGCAAAATCCAAAGCTTAAAAACCACTGACTCCCATGCAGATATTAAGAAGCTAATTATAAGATATAAACTTCAGGATAAAGAGCTGTTAACCACAAACTTGAAGGACTCAAATGACGGGATGGCACCTTCGGAGGAAAAATACAAGGAAGTAATAAAAGTCTTTGAGGAGCGACTGCAACTAAAAGATAGAGAGATCCAAGAAAACAAACAGTTGCTGATAGCGAGAGAGCAAAAATTGGAAGAAATAACTTACCGGTCAGAATTAAAAGACACAGAAATTAGGTCACTGGCAGAAACGTTACAGCGGGAGAAGAAACAAAACCTGGAGACTCTTTCTAACTTTGAAAAGACTTGCAGCTCTTGGAAAGACAAATTCTTGGAAGCTAAAAGTGAATACGAAACTGCTGTCCAGAAGCTTAAGCATCAGCTGGAGAAATATGCAAAACTGAAAGATTTTGCAAGGTCGGTCAGAGAACAAGCAGCTCAGAGCTCAGCAGAGAAGGGGCATTTTCTGAAACGTTTGGATGCTGCTAAGCATGAATTGGAAAGTTTGCGCAATGAGCAAAGTCTTCTGAAGGAGGAGAAGGAAGCTGCTCTTTTTGCCTTAGCGGATTTAAAGGAAGACATGAGGCACCTGAGACAGGACCACAGCAGGACTATAGAGGAGAAATGGAGATTAGAAGAGATGGTTTCCAGAATGAAAGACGAAATTGAATCGCTGAAGAAACAGcttcaaaatgtaaaacaggAAACTCAAAGGGCCGTGGATGTAGCTTCCATACAGGAATCAGAAAAGGAATCTTACAAGAAAGGAGTAGAGGAATTGAAGGACACAGTCGGAgaattacaaaagaaaatagAAGACTTAATCACTGAGAAGGAATCCACAAGTATCCAAATGGAAGTAATGAAGCAAGAAGCGGAAGAGATCCAAAACAAACTCCAGGAGGATATACAGCACATCAAGCAAGAACAGGAAACCACTGAACGAACAGCAGCGGATCTAAGGAAGGAGTCGGACGCTTTGAACCGGTTTGTAGTAGACCTAAAAGAGGACAAGTGTATGCTCAAAGGAGAACTGGAGGAAGTACTACAGGAGAAATATCATCTTGAAGCTAAATTCCAGGATCTTAATCAAGAAGGAGACAAACTCAGAGGTGTGATCTCCAtgctggagagggagaggaatgTTTTGCTGGCTGAACTCTGTGACTTACGGATGGATTACCTGAACTTGAGTGACCGCATTGCAGACAGAATGAAACAGATGTGCCATGAAAGCAGCCACATGAGCAACCAGGAGCTTAAACTAAGTAACGATGAAGTTTTACCACACATGAGTCAACAAAACATTCAGAACAGAGACCCAAAAGAAGAAG TGATTCCTTCTTCAGGAACCCCTTTAACCTCAACCATCAGAGATAGTCCCCAGAAAATGTAA